The genomic stretch ACATTTGTTCAGGGtaaagcatattttttttttccccATTGGAAACAGACAAAGTTTCCACATTTCTGTCAGGTTTTATCAGGATGATTTATGCAGTCCTTCTGTATCATTAGATGAGTACCAATCTTTATCAGACAAATTAAATCATGACTAAACAAAACCAAACACTGGTCGGAAAACCACTGGATGATGTTAGTATGACCACAATATTGACCTGGGTTGTAAGAATGATACAGGGTTGGTCTTTTACTGGAATTTCATTGCGAATATTTATTTTGGCAAACGAATAATTGCGTCAAGCTAAGCTTGGTCATTTGGCATATACTAAAAGCTGAAGTTAAAAAGTGAATCATGTGAGAAGGATATGAAAGAATGTTATCATTTAGAGAGACTGATTTACAGATTTATATTGAATAAGTAatcattgtttttaaatgtatatgcatACAGAAAAGCATTgtgtttttcctgtttaaatttttcattaatgtagtcaaaaagttatttatattattaagtACTCCTTTGTGATTTTACAGGTGTCTGCTGAGACAGatattaaattatttgattaCATTGAACATTAGTGAAGTGTTTGAATAATGATTTATTACAgaactaaaaaaaatgatttgctTCACgatagattataaaaatgtcatgATTGATTATAAAATGTTTGAAAGAAATGATTGAAAGGTTCTTTGTGGAATCAAAATATGGCCTCATGTGAAGAACCTTTCAACCAgacaatataacaaaatataaaagaaaagtTTAATGAAAAGGGTGTGTTGTCGTTCCTATTCAAGTAGATTGTTATAAATATAATGATTTGTTAAGGTTAATAAAGGTAATGACACTAATTAAAAACCTTTGTGATAAAACCATTTAATTATAGTACTGTAATTTGATgcgcacaataaaacactgaacATCAATTTACCTATTTGACACACTCCAAATACAAAGTACCATAAAAAAACTGTATGCTTTGTGTAATGTGTTTTTATCTGTcttgttaaaataaatcaattctatatgcttttaaaacacattgtaGATTACAGAAATAACAGTTTGAACCACTACAAATCCAAAATGATAAATTGCTCTTGCTCTTTGGTCTCAAATGTTTAAACACACATATTGTATAACTTAAAACACACATAACTGACTTGCGTATTTGCAGGTCATATCCCATGAATGGTTTAAAAACGACTTTTTGAGAATTATTTACCAAACCTTCCCATGATAATTAGTAAGGGGGTCACTGATTACATCATTGCTTCATACATTGTTAGTAGCTCCACCCACATTAATGCAAATATTTGCTGATGTCATCATGAAAACTGATCCATTTATAATGCTGCGCTATAATACCAAacaataattattatatattaatattgttATATTTTACATTGGAAGAACACAAATCACAGCTACAATCATTTGTATGGTAGCTGTACTTTAATAGATTGGAAATACCAATAATTAGTGTTTTTCTGTCCTTCTTTATAGAAGCTAATGATTATATGGAACAGTATTGTAAAGTGAAGAGCATGGTAGTAACTTTTTTACAATATTGTTTCAGATAATCATTAGCTTCTATGGAAGGACACAACACCATTCGTGACCCTGGACCagaaaaccagtcataagtcgcacaggaatatttgtagcaatagccaacaatacattatatgggtcaaaattatattttttatacaaaaaaatcattaggatattaggTAAGGattgttccatgaagatattttgtaaattaaatacctataaatgtatttatcattagtaataggCAAGTGTTGCTACGGACTTcattcatttggacaactttaaaggcgattttctcaatatttttttgcaccctcagattccaggtttttaaataattgtatctTAGCAGGATGAAATGAGGTTTACCAAAATTATTTTGACAGAGAGTGACCTTTAATGAAGTGAAACGTTTTGCATGTGCTtgggttttgcagtgaaatttttaaataacaataaaatgacTGTAAgttacatttgtaaaaataaggcatttcaattactgactaataacttTTTCATTGCCAATACATTTACTAAACCTAAACATAAAACCTGataaaacatgtcagacactcAGAGGGCTTGCATCTGTGCTTGTTTATAGGGACATATTTTCTATGCTGACATTTAAATAGTTTTGGGGTGTAAACACTTGTTTTTTGACGTGTTTAACATGTTGGAATTTGACTGACATCACACATAGATCCGCCTGGAAAATTAGTAAACGTTTCAATGCTGCTTTTAATTACAGTATCACCCTGCTAGGCTAAATTCTCAAAATTAAATTCTGAGATAACGTGATTTCAGCCATtcatttcacattgatttcattctttgacatggccttactcagtcaatattaaatatatcaaggttatattttcacagaatattaTTTACATATAGAATATGTAGAAAATCACAAGTGTAAATCACAGATTGGTATTTACAGGCTGTGTCACATATATTGTAAAGTAGTCAATTTTACGTCTTAACTTTTCAAacaaatatactttttttattaaatatgattTTTAATAATTAACCTCTAGTAATTGGTGTCCACCTTTCGTTGCCTTTGGTAACAATGTACACACGGTACAAAACCAAAGCAAATCTTCATAAAATAGGAGCAATTAGCACCAAACCACATCCACCTCCCTGTGATTCAGTTTGCGTTCACACGTGACCCGATTCATTCAATCACATGCAAAGGTAAATTTTTTACTTGTTATTCATTCTGTATGCCAAAGGTCAATGATGGGTGATCCTAACTTATTTGAGTAGTTATCCTACAGTGTTATTGATTTTGATGTAAATGACAGGTGAAGTAGCCTACTGATTTATGTCAGGGTTGTACATATGTCAGGGAAGCCTCCCTTACATGTTTGACTAGCCTACTGAAATATCATGATGCTGTTGAGATTCAATGCCAcattcaatgttttattttggatAATGTATTTGATTGACTTTAATttctttaaactttaatttCTGGCAGCAAATGTCACAAAAATATAAGAGATCAGGTCAACATTACAATTTTAGAAATTTAAATTTCTTACATTACCAGATTCTTCTAGATCGACTTGCCATTTGTAAATTTTGCCTTGATGTAGATGTAAATGTTTTGAATTGTTTACATTATTCTATCTACAGGTGTTCTCCATGTTCATTGCATTTTAATTCTTGTTGCATGTTgaaatattttgtatgtttttttatatatgatCAGTGTGCATTGTCAGTTCATAATGCTGGACTAACATTTTAGGCATAAAGACCTAATATTTTTCCATTACCCAATTTAactctgtggaccctgtaccaggtacaaaattaatttaattattacttaatataaaatattgctttaatatttaatggtctgtcatggacccagtaccacatatgagatactatttgaaagcttagactcccTACTTTcggcagatatgcatcactttgaaatatattttactgtaagaaagttatttacacttaatttacccTATCACCCCCTCCTCATATTtcttatatgatttaatattcacatatttcatttttttcagatATGACAAACTATGgtaagtcttatatcaaatgaaagctctcactctcaggaataaggctacagcgttatttttgatctattatcatcacatatccaacaatcgtcgaatgaataatgaggtaaaaaaaatcatcttttgtaaacgtatgtgaaacttgagtgtgaactgcctcagatagcacatatagccacaaatgatacaccatcttttctcttaggtcctactctaaataatgagtccattcacagcattttctttggttgtgtgcatgaataatcccttgctatttattatatgtgcaaaacaaaaaattaatatttatatgaaaaatatattttcgcacccttcagtaaaataagaatatcttttgaatgcgacatgctaaagagttcattctttttttgggtgtttactgtctgctgctggtaacaaccagaacttgagtctgcagtctgctagagcacacagaagcagagttatacactatcaaagacagtgtttacaacataaaaaagacaatttggtgtttcatcatgaAAAACAacctaaataacaatatttgtcacaaacagcagctttttatgtaacttcaaagggttttctgtacaatgatataaatatattgcatttattccactgtatgtggttatggggaaacttcaaatgtttttaggcagaaattatatataaaaattgtattattcctcccttcagttggagtaaaataacttttgcatagattatgatagagaattttttttctttttttcctttgTAAGCTGagaattgctggaatcaaacaaaactgtctgctggtttcgttaccactcagggccagagttatacacttttaaatacagactttagaaaaaaagaaccatcaaaaagcgcctatttatttgtgtgtttattagaggactgacaacacatacaaacatgtttagcactttcaacagtgttttatgtaatttcaaagggttccctgtaaaatgataccaaacttttgtatgtacacctctgcatgtgggtatgggaagcttttgaaattgggtaggccataTCCCGGCAGAAAttcccaaaatagcctcagagtgtaagaAAGAGGATCAGTcgatatttctttaaaaaaataattattttatctcATAAGttacaaccaaaaaacaaatacataaattcACATTTACAGAATATCAAAGATTTCAATAAATAacctataataataaataaataatacatacaCATTACATACAAAGAATTCATAAAAATCACTTAATAACACCAACATATTTGAAATTTCTGGCACATTAAATATTTCTGTCATATTTTCATTAGTAGTCATTTTcataataaatatgaaaacatcCATATATTGTGATTCTTGCTGTTGTTTTCCACAGTGTCTAAGATccataaaattaacatatacAAGTGTGTCATAAATGATGTGtcatgtaataaataaataccacTATATAAACATCACTTATATACAATAACACGgtaaaaaaactaaatcttGCTAGAATTATATGTGTTTGACACATATTTGTCCATCCATTGTCAAGTTTCAGTGTGTTCTGATTGATCACTTCCTTCATTTCCAAACTCTATAATTTGGATATATTGTATGCAAGTACAATATATGCACTAAACAATCTATTTTTCATCATACTGTAATTTGCATACATTAATACATCAAGTACTTCCTTATAACAAATGTGCAAATGTTCTCAAATAAATAATACACTGTGTGCAGTCCTAAACATTCACAGCATAAGTCTGTGAGCGTTTTCGGAATAATCTCCGAAACCAAATCCAGTAGAGACCGATCATGATCAGCCAGTAGCACACATAAGCTACAGATCCATATATCAAAAACTTGGTCTCCTCTTTCTTTTCAGCTTTTGTCCAATCCGCCTTGCTTTCCTTGTAGATTGTGAACCCCAGGCCTGCCAGCAAGATGGCTGCCCACACTGACAGAGGTAACAGAGGGATGTAATTGCCAACCATCTTCCGGCGACCCGATGTCCCCCAGCTGCTTTTGGTCATGGTGAGAATGGCAAAGTATTTGGCGGGCAGGAGGCTGGTCATGTAGAGGGCAGAGTATAAGGACATGAAGATCATCACCACATTTTTTCGCAGGAAGCACGCGTACGCCGCTTTCACCAGACCGATGAGCTGGATGCAGCACAAGACCCACAAGATGTCCCATAGAGTGCCGGTCCAGAAGACCTTGATGATGGTGGCAGTAACGAAAAATGGAAAGATGCCCGAGACGATGGATTCATAGGTCATCCACAGGTGATGCTTGTGCCACCACATAGCGTTGTAGAGCCATTCGCGAAAGTAAGATTTGGTCCAGCGGGTCTGCTGGTTTAGCCAGCGCAGAAACTGGGCGGGGGTCTCTGTGTAACACTTTGAACGGGCGGTATACCTTTAAGAAACAAGAGAAAGtatattttaaaccctgcacATGAGTTTGTATAAGACATGCACACTTTTATAGCGCTTGCTGCTGAGGATTGGTTGTTTTAGAGACCTGTTTTTATAGAGGGGGGTCGAAAAAGAAAGAGCGACTTCATGCAAATGGCTTAAATAGCACCTTTAAAAGCCTGAATCTCAAATCTGTAATGGCATGAAACAAGTTATGAAAATGTTGAAATGCAAATGCAttatgatttgtttttatttaattatatgaCGTTATTTCTTTAAAGTAAGCATTTGCTTCTATTAAAACATGAAGTCgtaataaaatgaatacaaTGCAAGTGCACAAACACATATAAACATTGCATTGCTCTTTAATTGCTTCTCTTTAAACAGACCTGACAGTGCTTGAACTGCAGTAAAGATAAAGATCTAGGCATTCAAATTCAGACTTGGTATCCATAGTTGAATGGTTAAGAAACGCATGCCATTTTTAATTGATCAATTTAATAGCATGTGGTGAAATTTAGGCAATTATTTGATTTGGAGTTCATCAATAAATCGGTAGTCATTTTAGTCATTGCGTGTCTTGTGAATTATATTCGACAGTTTACTTACTTTGTGGCATAGCCCATGCTCAGCATACGATTGGTGAGATGACGGTCATCCCCAAAGGTGCAGTGAGTACCAAGAAACTTCTGGTTGTACCAGGACTCCAGAAACTGCTGTAGCAAGTCATTCCTGTACAAACCTGCAGCAAAGATAATAAAACTTAGAGATACATATggacaaaatataaaaactcgCATTTGTGTCAAGATCGCCAGAGTTTCTCTCTTACCTAATGGGCCGCTGATACATGAGACACAGTTAAAGAAAGACTGGCAGGATCTCTCGATGTTGAATGCCATCCAGTAGCGCAGGCTGCTCATGAAACTGATATAGGATTCTTTAAGGTTGAGGATCATCACATCGCCTCCCACAGCACCATATTTGTCATTACTCTCCAGCACTTTGCATAGCTCGACTGTAGCCAGAGGGTCTAATTTTGTGTCCGAGTCGCATACCTGATTCAAAGTAAAGGCCGAAGAATGAGTAACTATATTGAATGCATAACATAAGCTTTCTGTTTGAATATCACCCACCTGTATGTAATCCACCGATGATCCTAGCGCCTTGAAGGCTGTATACATCACTTCTCTCTTTCCTCCCCATTTTTGCATAATGCACACACAACTTTTGCTCCTGATGAGCTCTTCAACCTCCAGGCGCTGGGGGTCCTCAAAGACAATGCCTTCAGCGGCCAAATTCTCTCCTTGGGCCCTAGGGTCCCAAGAGTGGTAGTTGTTTTGCCACACATAGCAGCCAGGATCTCGATCCGCAAAGACTTGACGAAACATCTCCATCATGTAGCGGTCGTCGTCCGAGTTCCCGTCCACCACCATGATAATGCGGAGTTTGTCGGTTGGGTACTGCAGTGCCTTGACCGATTGAAGGCACTCCATTAGATAGTTAGGATCCTCCTGATAGGCTGAGATGGTAAAGCCAATGGTCTTCGTGTACGTGCACGGGTTTTGTCTCGCTCGCATCCGGCGATGCTCCAGGAAGGCGAAAAAGCTTTGGACGAGGATGTGGAGGCTGAGCAGCACGCCGTAGAAACCGAATGAGATTATGTTGAAGGGAGACGAGGCTACTTGGAAACCTTTAATGTACGCCCATATCATCACCCCGAGTACAAGAAAAGCAAAGAGAAATGTAAGGATCGCCCGTGCCACAGTGCCAAATTTTCGTAATACTGGTTTGATGTCCATTTTGAAATGCTGGAAGTAATAGaaaaaattaattacttttACAGTGATATCTACTGTTTTAGTATACACCATCTAaaagtaaattacaattaaattgtaaagaaaacatttgaaataagaATTGTTCTACCTTTATCTTCAATAATTGAAAATTAATACTGTATTATGTACACATTATACTCTTAATATGcaaattcaattatttttttaataaaaccaatatgttatattatacatatttaaTAATACACATATGATTAAAGTTATCAATAAAAGTTACGAACATACCTGTTGTATCTGACTCCAGCAGATAATTCTTCACCAAGGTTAAGTTTGCTCCTTGTTTAGTCTTGAACTAACCTCTCATGTTCAAAAGCCAAAAACTTATAGTCTGGCTCTGAGCTCATGGAACATCCCCATTACAGATGTGTAATGAGCTACAGATGTGGCATAGCAAAATCACGCCCTCCTCTCACGTCTTTCCTCTGCTGACTCACACAACTTATGTCAAAACTGAAGAATACTCCTTTTCTCCATGACATAGTGGGTGTTATTATTGTAACTAAAGATGTAAAACTGACTTTTTGTGTCATGGTCACCAAGGGTTTTATTTTTGGTCAAAGTTCAAAGTAATCTTTAAAGTGCATGTTGACATTTTAAAGGTGTGCAGGTATATAGCCACATCATAATTAGGTGAccacatttttgtattattcttttttttgtcttttaagaaaatataaatattttatatatttaattattttatatacaaatatttatatatttgttttttaatgctgtcttctgatttgttttttttaatgctcttATTTGCTCATCTAAATTCTTAGAGAAGTGTCTCTCTAGATTGAAatttaaacaatatttattaCTGTTTGATATACTGAAGTTTGATGGTGCTGATATGCTGATGTATGTGCAATGGTATTTGTAATGGTACTCCAAGGTACTTCAATTAATACCATGATTAATATCATAGTATCTGTTGAAGCAACCTTAATTACATCaatttgtattatatttgaATTATTCTTTTCTGTGTGTTGAAATCAAAGTAGAAAAAAACTCTAGAAAGACTGCGTAATGACTACTAAACGAAGATATGTAAACTGGTCTTGCGTGCTTGTTCGTctacatattttaaatggttGTACTTTTGGCTACTGCGCATATTGCATTTGTCACCGTAAGTTTAGGTCTTAGGTGTGTCATTGATGTCACTGCCGTGATTGGCAATATCTTATCAAGGGCAAAACACCATCACTGCACCCAAGAAAATATGAGGGTGTAAAAAGAGAGAAAAGCAGTTGTTTTGATAACAAGCTTCTCCTTAGAAACGTCAATAATGCCAATTCATCTATAAGATATGGTGGATTGCACAAATGTTGGACATTTTTAGACTTCTGTGAAACTATTGCTTCACCCTCATATGACTGGACATTTAAGAGGTCATGTTAGGTTTTATTATGATGCCATAGTTTCATTGGCATTTGTGTATTTTGGGGGGACCTGCAAACACTAGGCCTTAGGTGGCCCTCGTTGGACCCCACTTTAGGGCAATTCACCCTTACTAGGGCTATCTTTTCCCTAAATGAAATTGACAAATTGatcgtgtttttaaaatattgcccTCTTGTGGTTCATTACATACAATTCTCTTTGACAGCTGCCTTGATTCCTGCACATCAGGCGTCACTCCAGTTAAATAAAGGAAGTCAGATGCTAAGGGTGTATCCCACAGTATACACCAACGGACCATCACAGTCACTCCTGTGCATTAGTTGGCATACAAGActtaaacaattttaatttgAAATTGGCACCATTGGCTGCCAAATCTGACTTCAGCACCGCCTTATCACATTGTTGAAGGGAAAGTGGGAACACtctatgtgttaattttttacacattgttttgtgttattctttttaacacaaaggggtggtttcccagacagggattagtttaaaccaggactagattagtttaattaggaaatagtttgaacaaacatgcattattaaaaacattacttgtgtgcattttaaggcaaaacaaagggcactcatgtattttaagatatgtcagtgcaagttgttttccgtttggacagctcttatttATTTTGGTCCAGGACtggtctaatccctgtctgggataCCGCCCCATTATGTGTTATttgaacacattatttttcattgtgtgttgattttgtgttaaaataaattaaagggacaAGATATGTTttaacaacacaaaatgtgttgttccagtAATAACAACACAGAGActagacacaaaatgtgttgtttaaacAACTGTTTTAAGAGTGAAGGAATTAGGGAATATCAGGGAATGTGAAAATATAGAGGTATTGGCAAGGGATTTAATGGGAAATTGATAAAGTTTTAGGCAGGAATGTACAAATCCTCCATTTTATTTTCTGCTTAATGATTCCCtagatcagtttagcaaattATTCATAACACATATGTTTTATAGGCTTGCAGGATGAGTAATATTAGCTGCCAAGATGATTGTCTCAACTGGATGAAACTACACATTACTACTTTAACATCACCCcatatgaaaatgaaaaagatGAGAAGATAAAAAGAAAACCCAAAAGCTAAACCCTATATCTGGTTTGTCAATTTTTGACCCATTGCTAGTTcgaaaataacccaggattaGCCAAATATggtgaaacaagcagtttaacaACTCATCAAAATACAGTTACTTACAGTACTTTAAAATCTATAGTAATAATGCAAACACATGGACTTTCAATACAAATGGTTCTTAATACAGAAGGGACCCACAGTATTGAATGCTCTCTGCCTCCAAAATTACCCACtacatactacagtatattgtgGGAGGGGTGCTGGTATATTTTCAACACAGCGTTGGGTCACaacctgttgggttgtaatATACCTGGGTTGTTTTAAGCCATTTttgtgtcaaatataaacatttaatggttttttttttttttgacctgggttaaaaaatcttttttagagtgtggtaTGAcaaaaaacgaataaaaaaatcagtttaAATGGGTTAAACTTTAACAACACATaagtaaaatatgtttgtgGTTGTTGTAATTTATCATAGGTCAGCAAACATCAAAATACAGCAGATTCTATATGTTCAGAATGTTGTCATACAGCAACCACACATAATGTCTAGGAACATTCTGTTTTAACTGTCAGACACTtaatttaattcagtacatactgTCACAATGTTTGGTATTGAATACAGGGTTGGCATTGACACACTTCCGACATATTTTAAACCGGAGAGGTTTACACCCTTCTCCTTGAGGGCCAACTTCTTTCAGAATTTTGCTCTAACCCAAATCAATCCTGAACTGGGAAATCAAGATGTTCAAGAATAATTTGTCCTTAGTCATCTTATTCAAATCTACGCATGCATGCTTGACTGGGAAACCTGAAGACTAGGAACTAGATTTCTTAGAGGGCAAGAGCGGCTACTGACAAAAGACATCTGCCTCTGCCTTCAAAGAAAATAATGAATGAGTTTTACATCCTCCACAAACTTTTAAATTTTACAGAAGATACCACGGCTTAACAAATCAAGAAAAAACTGTGAAGTAGGCCTACTGACACATTTCATATTTTGCAGTTCCTGATTATGCTGTTGAAAAGTGTCACATGAATAACTGCAGCTGTGTCACCACCTTCTGACCATTTACTAGAGTAGCCAGTGAGCCCATACTGTACAATATCTATTATATGTCCTAAAGTTTCCACAAGAAAATCTCTTTAAGAGCAAATTAAACTGCAGATCTCATTTGGAAAGTTTGCATTTTAACGTTCCAGAAATAATAGCAAagaatttaatattttgctttggTCTCAAAAACTCTGAAGATCTGTTACATTTCTAAACGATAAGAACAGGCAAACATTTTCTTCAGCTGCTGCTTGTGTCACCAGTTTATTTCGTATTAACTGCTGCATGTGACATCTAGCTGCCTGCGTTTCCATTTCCATTTGAATTACGCATCTTGACATTGCGAATTGAAAATACAGCCAATGGAAACACGGCCGATGGAAATTCACGTGTTTCTATTGGCCGTACTTTCAATTCGCATGGTCAATTTGGGCAATTCAAATGGAAACGTAGCTACTGTACCATATTTTACCAGCAGAGGGCAGCACTCCACCATCCTAAAAACCAAACGACACAGGCCTGTGAagcaaaacatctttatttagtGTGCAAAAACCGATCTATGTGTAAtagattttaataaaatactCACAAAATAGGATTCGCATTAACCTAAATATTCTATTGCTATTATTATGGGAATCGTTATCacttgttaaagggatagttcaaacaaaaatgaaaattctctgtcataattttctcacacTCATGTagttacaaacctttataaacttcttttttttctgatgaacacaagatatttagagaaatgtttgtaacggtttgtggaccc from Misgurnus anguillicaudatus chromosome 10, ASM2758022v2, whole genome shotgun sequence encodes the following:
- the has1 gene encoding hyaluronan synthase 1, with the protein product MDIKPVLRKFGTVARAILTFLFAFLVLGVMIWAYIKGFQVASSPFNIISFGFYGVLLSLHILVQSFFAFLEHRRMRARQNPCTYTKTIGFTISAYQEDPNYLMECLQSVKALQYPTDKLRIIMVVDGNSDDDRYMMEMFRQVFADRDPGCYVWQNNYHSWDPRAQGENLAAEGIVFEDPQRLEVEELIRSKSCVCIMQKWGGKREVMYTAFKALGSSVDYIQVCDSDTKLDPLATVELCKVLESNDKYGAVGGDVMILNLKESYISFMSSLRYWMAFNIERSCQSFFNCVSCISGPLGLYRNDLLQQFLESWYNQKFLGTHCTFGDDRHLTNRMLSMGYATKYTARSKCYTETPAQFLRWLNQQTRWTKSYFREWLYNAMWWHKHHLWMTYESIVSGIFPFFVTATIIKVFWTGTLWDILWVLCCIQLIGLVKAAYACFLRKNVVMIFMSLYSALYMTSLLPAKYFAILTMTKSSWGTSGRRKMVGNYIPLLPLSVWAAILLAGLGFTIYKESKADWTKAEKKEETKFLIYGSVAYVCYWLIMIGLYWIWFRRLFRKRSQTYAVNV